In one Thermosipho ferrireducens genomic region, the following are encoded:
- a CDS encoding GNAT family N-acetyltransferase, whose product MTEIVKALPSQKYDFSNLMLLSAPEFFPQFLGKRCQQLFEKLFVKTKNLFSYKHTLFAMDKTKVAGMILSYGWKEKNHENLKTGIYMLLHLNILFLKNIKAFLKMNRINNFKQDEYYISNIAVYPEYRGKGIGKQLLKAAENEVLSHDYNYLVLDVESDNDVAVKLYKKFGFKIVKKYQVKLKNTFCFYRMRKLININQKI is encoded by the coding sequence ATGACAGAAATTGTAAAAGCTCTCCCTTCTCAAAAATATGATTTTTCAAACTTAATGCTTTTAAGTGCCCCGGAATTTTTTCCACAATTTCTTGGAAAGAGATGCCAGCAACTTTTTGAAAAACTCTTTGTAAAAACCAAAAATTTGTTTAGTTATAAACATACCCTTTTTGCAATGGATAAGACAAAAGTTGCTGGAATGATCTTATCGTATGGGTGGAAAGAGAAAAATCATGAGAACTTAAAAACAGGTATTTACATGCTTTTACATCTAAACATTCTATTTTTAAAAAACATAAAAGCTTTTCTAAAAATGAATAGAATAAATAATTTTAAACAGGATGAGTACTACATAAGTAATATAGCTGTTTATCCAGAGTATAGAGGAAAAGGAATCGGCAAGCAACTTTTAAAAGCAGCAGAAAATGAAGTTTTGTCACACGATTACAATTATCTGGTCCTTGATGTTGAAAGTGATAACGACGTTGCTGTCAAACTATACAAAAAATTTGGGTTCAAAATTGTGAAAAAATATCAAGTTAAGCTGAAAAATACCTTCTGCTTTTACAGAATGCGTAAATTAATAAACATAAATCAGAAAATTTAA
- a CDS encoding DHH family phosphoesterase: MNFKDLLKFSKGKKILHTTHTFSDCDGIASVFWGLKVFGGDYYIPALELRSAYGLVKKLNLTPEKKLNYKEYDLFFIYDTEKQENVDFLPLEKNKYVIFDHHHGRDSAFLKNAMYVYSQPSSANVVNLYELSIVNEIELSEDILLAFAVGLYTDTAALRTARSNEFYYMSKFLLEKRLEDILDIIYLEPIDKDNFLKLLENIKFFYIKTLSIAVSKFNNQNEYFGFIDGLFNILNLDILIGILPEGIKIHMKKKHIQKVYHRLLIPLQKELRINRDHGIWYNFYDYKSILKTLENYQ, encoded by the coding sequence ATGAATTTCAAGGATTTATTGAAATTTTCAAAAGGAAAAAAGATTTTACATACAACTCATACGTTCTCAGATTGTGACGGAATAGCCTCAGTTTTCTGGGGGTTAAAGGTGTTTGGTGGTGATTATTATATCCCGGCGTTAGAATTAAGAAGTGCTTATGGACTTGTTAAGAAACTCAATCTTACTCCTGAAAAAAAGTTAAATTACAAAGAATACGACTTATTTTTCATATATGACACCGAAAAACAAGAAAATGTTGATTTCCTCCCCCTTGAAAAGAATAAGTACGTCATTTTTGACCATCACCATGGAAGGGATAGTGCTTTCCTGAAAAATGCCATGTATGTTTATTCACAACCGTCAAGTGCCAACGTTGTAAACCTGTATGAACTTTCCATTGTCAATGAAATAGAACTTTCAGAAGATATTCTTCTTGCTTTTGCAGTTGGACTTTACACAGACACCGCGGCTCTGAGAACTGCTAGAAGTAACGAATTTTATTATATGTCAAAGTTCTTACTCGAAAAAAGATTGGAAGACATTTTAGATATCATCTACCTTGAACCAATTGATAAAGATAACTTTTTGAAACTCTTAGAAAACATAAAGTTTTTTTATATAAAAACTCTTTCGATAGCGGTATCTAAATTCAATAATCAAAATGAATACTTTGGTTTCATTGATGGATTATTTAACATTTTAAATTTAGATATATTGATAGGTATTTTACCAGAAGGAATAAAAATTCACATGAAAAAGAAGCACATTCAAAAAGTTTATCATAGATTGTTGATTCCTTTACAAAAAGAACTTAGAATCAATAGAGATCATGGTATATGGTATAACTTCTATGATTATAAAAGCATATTAAAAACCCTTGAAAATTATCAATGA